Proteins found in one Tsukamurella paurometabola DSM 20162 genomic segment:
- a CDS encoding non-canonical purine NTP pyrophosphatase: protein MTRLLLASRNAKKLRELRQVVADAGIIGLEIVGLDEVPHFAELPEDAPTFEGNALIKARQGYEQTGLPCLADDSGICVDALNGMPGVLSARWSGVHGDDPANTALLLAQTSDVPDQRRGAEFVSACALVHGAGAAGETTVRGTWRGSLLRESHGDGGFGYDPVFLPEGSERTAAELTPEEKNAVSHRARALAQLVEPLRELAARVPE, encoded by the coding sequence GTGACGAGGCTGCTGCTGGCCTCGCGCAACGCCAAGAAGTTGCGTGAGCTACGGCAGGTTGTCGCTGACGCCGGCATCATCGGGCTGGAGATCGTGGGCCTCGACGAGGTGCCCCACTTCGCGGAGCTGCCCGAGGACGCCCCGACCTTCGAGGGCAATGCCCTCATCAAGGCGAGGCAGGGCTACGAGCAGACCGGGCTACCCTGTCTCGCTGACGATTCCGGTATTTGTGTCGATGCGCTCAACGGTATGCCGGGAGTGCTATCGGCCCGGTGGTCCGGTGTACACGGCGACGATCCCGCGAATACCGCGCTCCTGCTCGCCCAGACGTCGGACGTGCCCGATCAGCGTCGCGGGGCCGAGTTCGTCTCCGCCTGTGCACTGGTCCACGGTGCCGGTGCAGCGGGCGAGACGACCGTGCGCGGTACCTGGCGCGGCTCGCTCCTGCGGGAGTCGCACGGCGATGGCGGCTTCGGCTACGACCCGGTGTTCCTGCCCGAGGGATCCGAGCGGACCGCCGCCGAACTGACCCCGGAGGAGAAGAACGCGGTCAGCCATCGGGCCCGGGCTCTGGCACAGCTCGTCGAACCACTTCGGGAGCTTGCGGCGCGCGTCCCCGAGTAG
- a CDS encoding LCP family protein: MVVLAVTGTLWWSTNLVIGGFNLSGALAEAKVAQSTGGDRNILLMGLDTRKDQDGNDLPDDVLKQLHAGDSSNGGYNTNTLILMHVPADGKKVVAFSIPRDDYVTLVGVKSRSKGKIKEAYGLRKAEVQDQLAAQGVTDRKELEAKSRESARAATLATVERLVGVPIDHFAEVSLVGFYDLAKTLGGVEVCLNKPVRDSYSGAAFPAGRQKLNAAQSLSFVRQRHGLADGDLDRTHRQQAFIAGVMMQLQNQGVFGDVRKLQSLISVAQKDVVISSGWDLEQFAKQAGKIAGTALTFTTLPVLGYDTIDEQAVNIVDPKAIRAQVQKAFGQSVPAPADEETTTAPTSDANSPSQVGYSSGPGAAATRLASPTTAAAGPTPDAGTTLRGGQIPCVD, encoded by the coding sequence ATGGTCGTGCTCGCTGTCACCGGAACCCTCTGGTGGAGTACCAATCTGGTGATCGGGGGGTTCAACCTCTCGGGAGCCCTCGCCGAGGCGAAGGTGGCCCAGTCCACCGGCGGCGACCGCAACATCCTGCTGATGGGTCTGGACACCCGTAAGGATCAGGACGGCAACGACCTCCCCGATGACGTGCTCAAGCAGCTGCACGCAGGCGACAGCAGCAACGGCGGCTACAACACCAACACCCTGATCCTGATGCATGTGCCCGCGGACGGGAAGAAGGTGGTGGCGTTCTCCATTCCGCGCGACGATTACGTGACTCTGGTCGGAGTGAAATCGCGCAGCAAGGGCAAGATCAAGGAGGCCTACGGTCTGCGTAAGGCCGAGGTTCAGGACCAGCTCGCCGCGCAGGGCGTCACCGACCGCAAGGAGCTCGAGGCGAAGAGCCGCGAATCCGCCCGCGCGGCCACCCTCGCTACCGTCGAGCGGCTCGTGGGCGTGCCGATCGACCACTTCGCCGAGGTCAGCCTCGTCGGCTTCTACGACCTCGCCAAGACGCTCGGCGGTGTCGAGGTGTGCCTGAACAAGCCCGTGCGTGACAGCTATTCGGGCGCGGCCTTCCCCGCCGGACGCCAGAAGCTCAACGCCGCACAATCGCTGTCCTTCGTGCGGCAGCGGCACGGGCTCGCCGATGGCGATCTCGACCGTACCCACCGGCAACAGGCGTTCATCGCCGGAGTGATGATGCAGCTGCAGAATCAGGGTGTGTTCGGTGACGTGCGGAAATTGCAGTCGTTGATCTCGGTGGCGCAGAAGGACGTGGTGATCTCCAGCGGCTGGGATCTGGAGCAGTTCGCGAAGCAGGCGGGCAAGATCGCCGGCACTGCACTCACATTCACCACACTGCCGGTGCTCGGATACGACACGATCGACGAGCAGGCGGTGAACATCGTGGATCCCAAGGCGATCCGGGCCCAGGTGCAGAAAGCCTTCGGTCAATCGGTGCCCGCGCCGGCCGACGAGGAGACCACCACCGCGCCCACCTCCGACGCGAACTCTCCGAGCCAGGTGGGGTATTCATCGGGCCCGGGCGCCGCTGCGACGCGGCTAGCGTCCCCGACCACCGCCGCCGCGGGCCCCACGCCGGATGCGGGTACGACCTTGCGCGGCGGCCAGATCCCCTGCGTGGACTGA